DNA sequence from the Fusobacterium sp. SYSU M8D902 genome:
AAATTCGCTTTTTTAAACAAATACGGTTTCTATTTTTTCAATATAATATTAAACCAACTTTCACTCTCTCTACCTTCTCTTACATCAGAAGTTTTAAAAATTTCTATACAGTTTTCTCTATACTGTGGAAATAAATTAAAAAATTTTTCCTCAGTAAAATTTATAAATTTTCTTCCATTTTTTATATAATTTTCATCTCCATATTTGAATGAAGCATAGAATATTCCACCTTTTTTTAAGCTTTTAAATATTTTTCTAAAAACTATTTCAATATCTTTTATTTCAAGATGTAAAATAGATGCACAAGCCCACACTCCTATAAATTCATCTTCATATTCAATATCCCTCATATCTCCAATAATTACATTTTGTTCAATATATTTACTAGCTTTTTTTGCCAACTCTTCTGAAGCATCTATAGAGATTACTTGAAATCCTAAACTTTTAAAATATTTAGAATCCCTACCACTTCCACAACCTAAATCTAAAATTTTTCCACTCTTCTTAGTCAAGTTTTCTAAAAACTTTTGATACATATAGGTCATGTCTGCTTTTAAAGTCTCATAAAAAAAGCTCTCACTATTTTCATTATAATATTTTACTGACATCATTCCTCCATATATTTTCTATGAAAATAATTTATCTTCCTATACTCTATCCTCTCTTTTACCTCTTTTAAAAACTCATCATTTTGTAACTCTTTATATAATTGATCACTTAAAATAAAATTGGGCTTAATATATTGAAAAAATTCGCTATTTTTTCCTTTTTCTGTTAAATATTTAATTGGATTATCCTCAGCCAATTTTTCAAATTTTTTATTATCCCAATTTATCAAATCACTATGCTTTTTATTATTCAAATCTTTTTTATGATAGCTTAAATTATAAAATCTCTTAAAATAACTGCCTATCTCCTCTATGCTTATATTTTTATTTAAATTTTCTATAAAAGATAACAATAAAGGTATTTTATAGGATTTTGTCATTGAGGTACTTTCTATAAACTCTAAAAATTCTAAGCCTAACTTTGAATAACACTTTTGTTCTGTTGTTAAAACATCCATAATTTCTTGAAAATTATACCAATTTTTAAAGCACCTTATGTAACTATTTACTGGTATATCACCATAAGTATATACATCCATTATACTTGGAACTTTCTCTAATTTTTCCATAAGTTCTAAATACTCAGTTTTTATGAGCTCTTCTAGCTTAATATTTTTTCTTTTTAACTTTTCAAACTCTTCAATGAGTTCAAAACTAAACTCTGCACTACATCCCTCTGGTAATAAAAAATTTTTATCTGTTACATTAACAATCTTACTTCCTCTTTTATAATTACCTGTTAAAAATAAAGGTCTATATTCTGCTCCCTTGTAGTTTCCTACAAAATCCAAAACTCTTAATTTTTCTTTTCCTTCACAAGTCCTTAATCCTCTTCCAAGCTGTTGAATAAATATAGTATATGAATTTGTAGGTCTCAAAAACAAAATAGTATCTATTTCTGGAATATCTACACCTTCATTAAATATATCCACAGTAAAAATTATATCTATCTCTTTACTTTTAAATTTTTCTATTATATCTTGTCTTTTTGCTATAGGAGTTTCACCTATTATTATTTCACTCTTTATACCTTTTCTTTTAAAATACTCATTCATCACTTGACAATGCTTTACACTTGCACAAAAACCAATACTATATTTTTTTCTAAACTCAATATACTTATCATAGACCAAACTCAGTCTTTTCTCTACTATTAAAGCGTTCTCAAGAGCTAATAAATCATATTTCCCACTTCTCCAAGGAATAGCTGAATAATCTATACTATCATATATTCCATAGTACTCAAAAGGTACAAGCCAACCATTATTTATCCCAACTCTAAAATCACATTCATATGCTATATTATAATCACATAATTTATAAACATTTCCATTATCATTTCTATCTGGAGTAGCAGTAAGTCCCAATAAGAACTTAGGTTTAAAATATTCAAGAACTTTAAGATAACTTTTGGAACTACTATGATGAAACTCGTCTACTACAATATAATCAAAATAATTTTCATCAAAATAATTCCTATTTAAATACTCTTTTTTACAAATAGTTGAAATACTTGCAAAGGTTATATCTCTTCCACACTCTTTTTTCTCTCCATTAAAAAAACCATATGTTCTTTCATCTTTATAAACATTCTCAAAAGAATTCTTAGCTCCCTTCAAGATCTCATCTCTATGAGCTATAAACAAAATCCTCTTATAATTCATAGAATCGAAAACTGCAAGATAAGTCTTTCCTAATCCAGTTCCTACAACTATCATTGCTTTATTATAACCCTCTTCTCTTGTCTTTGAAAGTTCATATAAAGCTGGAATCTGAAATTTTATAGGTTCAATTACCTTTTTCTCTACTCTTTCTTTATTATCAAAAAGCTCTCCATAGTCACTTTTTTTATATCTTTTTTCATACTCTCTAAGCCATTCTATAGTTAATTCAAAACTATTTTTTTCATATA
Encoded proteins:
- a CDS encoding methyltransferase domain-containing protein, translated to MSVKYYNENSESFFYETLKADMTYMYQKFLENLTKKSGKILDLGCGSGRDSKYFKSLGFQVISIDASEELAKKASKYIEQNVIIGDMRDIEYEDEFIGVWACASILHLEIKDIEIVFRKIFKSLKKGGIFYASFKYGDENYIKNGRKFINFTEEKFFNLFPQYRENCIEIFKTSDVREGRESESWFNIILKK
- a CDS encoding DEAD/DEAH box helicase family protein, which encodes MKLLIDDLKRAKEKGKKIRILTSDYMKVTEPNALYRLLEIGGIKIFENPLNRSFHPKAYIFRKENDFEFYVGSSNISYSALISGVEWNYHFISKEISEIEQILDEFTELYEKNSFELTIEWLREYEKRYKKSDYGELFDNKERVEKKVIEPIKFQIPALYELSKTREEGYNKAMIVVGTGLGKTYLAVFDSMNYKRILFIAHRDEILKGAKNSFENVYKDERTYGFFNGEKKECGRDITFASISTICKKEYLNRNYFDENYFDYIVVDEFHHSSSKSYLKVLEYFKPKFLLGLTATPDRNDNGNVYKLCDYNIAYECDFRVGINNGWLVPFEYYGIYDSIDYSAIPWRSGKYDLLALENALIVEKRLSLVYDKYIEFRKKYSIGFCASVKHCQVMNEYFKRKGIKSEIIIGETPIAKRQDIIEKFKSKEIDIIFTVDIFNEGVDIPEIDTILFLRPTNSYTIFIQQLGRGLRTCEGKEKLRVLDFVGNYKGAEYRPLFLTGNYKRGSKIVNVTDKNFLLPEGCSAEFSFELIEEFEKLKRKNIKLEELIKTEYLELMEKLEKVPSIMDVYTYGDIPVNSYIRCFKNWYNFQEIMDVLTTEQKCYSKLGLEFLEFIESTSMTKSYKIPLLLSFIENLNKNISIEEIGSYFKRFYNLSYHKKDLNNKKHSDLINWDNKKFEKLAEDNPIKYLTEKGKNSEFFQYIKPNFILSDQLYKELQNDEFLKEVKERIEYRKINYFHRKYMEE